A single region of the Marinobacter nanhaiticus D15-8W genome encodes:
- a CDS encoding acetyl-CoA C-acetyltransferase, translated as MTRSASTPSSSPAPDTPQSSNSKHRPVYIVDGARTPFIKARGQPGPFTPVDLAVQCGRPLLLRQPMPADAFDQVILGCVNVLPEEMNPARIAALRLGMGEAMTAITVQINCGSGMQSIDTAYKYIRDGDSDLILAGGAEALSKAPMMLTEDAARWLAGLNSASSPQDYARQLAQFSPGQFKPEISLVKGLTDPIVGLSMGQTAEVLAQQFNITRQQADEYAVSSHQRLAKAQEEGWLDNEVIPSIAPDGTLYKHDDGVRADTTVEALAKLKAAFEPPYGQVTPGNSSQVTDGASWVILASEEAVKKHGLEPIAEIKDSEWSALDPKIMGLGPTLASTAILKRLKSGLNDIDLWEINEAFAAQVLACTAAWEDPEFCRVALNLDEPMGKLDPERLNVDGGAVAIGHPVGTSGNRIVLHLVNALRRKSLKRGIATECIGGGQSGAMLIETV; from the coding sequence ATGACACGGAGCGCTTCTACACCCTCAAGCAGTCCCGCCCCAGACACCCCCCAAAGTTCGAACAGCAAACACCGGCCGGTTTATATCGTCGACGGCGCCCGGACGCCTTTTATTAAAGCCCGCGGGCAACCCGGTCCGTTCACGCCGGTTGACCTGGCCGTCCAATGCGGTCGGCCTTTGCTGCTGCGTCAGCCCATGCCGGCGGATGCGTTCGATCAGGTCATCCTTGGCTGCGTCAACGTGCTACCCGAAGAGATGAATCCGGCGCGCATTGCCGCGCTGCGCCTGGGTATGGGCGAAGCCATGACCGCCATTACCGTCCAGATCAACTGCGGGTCGGGCATGCAGTCCATCGATACGGCCTACAAGTACATTCGCGATGGCGATAGCGACCTGATCCTGGCTGGCGGCGCCGAAGCCCTGAGCAAGGCACCGATGATGCTGACCGAAGATGCTGCACGGTGGCTCGCCGGATTGAATAGCGCCTCGTCACCGCAGGACTATGCGCGGCAGCTTGCCCAGTTCAGCCCTGGACAGTTCAAGCCGGAAATCAGTCTGGTCAAGGGCCTGACCGACCCTATCGTCGGCTTGAGCATGGGCCAGACCGCCGAAGTACTGGCGCAGCAATTCAACATCACCCGCCAGCAAGCCGATGAATACGCGGTGAGCAGTCATCAGCGCTTGGCCAAGGCACAGGAGGAAGGCTGGCTCGACAATGAAGTCATTCCGTCCATCGCGCCGGATGGCACGCTCTACAAACATGATGACGGCGTACGCGCCGATACCACGGTCGAAGCGCTGGCCAAGCTCAAGGCCGCATTCGAACCCCCGTACGGCCAGGTCACTCCCGGCAATAGCTCCCAGGTGACCGATGGCGCGTCCTGGGTCATCCTGGCCTCGGAAGAAGCCGTCAAAAAGCATGGCCTGGAACCCATCGCAGAGATCAAGGACAGCGAGTGGTCAGCGCTGGACCCGAAGATTATGGGGCTCGGCCCGACTCTCGCTTCAACGGCCATTCTCAAGCGGCTGAAGTCGGGCCTCAACGACATCGACCTGTGGGAGATCAATGAAGCCTTCGCGGCGCAGGTTCTGGCCTGCACGGCTGCCTGGGAAGATCCGGAATTCTGCCGCGTTGCCCTGAACCTGGACGAGCCCATGGGCAAGCTCGACCCCGAGCGTCTGAATGTGGACGGTGGCGCCGTGGCGATCGGCCATCCAGTGGGCACCAGTGGCAATCGCATCGTGCTGCATCTGGTCAATGCCCTGAGACGCAAGTCGCTCAAGCGCGGCATCGCCACTGAGTGCATAGGCGGTGGTCAATCCGGTGCCATGCTGATCGAAACCGTCTAG
- a CDS encoding 3-hydroxyacyl-CoA dehydrogenase NAD-binding domain-containing protein, whose protein sequence is MTGHILKTLSTREMALGPFDTDERHSLSSKEQPGAAGHWKHWHLSRDANDIAWLLLDKQDANANVLSAEVLEELDSVVSELEKDKPRALALRSIKASGFCAGADITEFKELGSEAEVVEKLTRAHDVVNRFEALPFTKVAIIHGACLGGGLELALCCDHRLAIAGAKLGFPEVQLGLHPGLGGTDRLTRLIDPIEAMTLMLTGKNCHDSKAKKLGLVDDVIQERHVEAAVRMAAEGELKHNGNGFRERLLTTRPARQFEVRQMRSKTFSKAPPKHYPAPQALIELWEHHGGQEKAMRTKEIESFAHLLTTDASRNLVRVFFLREKMKGLTRADAEPVRHVHVVGAGEMGGDIAGWCAFQGLRVSLFDMEPDKIANAVKKLATLCEKKHRSKAETRNILDNMIPDFENEGVSRADLVIEAVPEKVDIKHKVYAEAEPKLKEGAILATNTSSIPLESLQEGLKQPERLVGLHFFNPVASMPLVEVVRHNAIADKTYDRARAFVGQIDRLPAPVETAPGFLVNRALTPYLVEAMVMLDEGVQAEAIDKVAEDFGMPMGPIELADQVGLDICLSVSDMLRERLDTDMPDSPEWLKMLVEEGKLGKKSGEGLYKWKDGKPDKKEKASSPPEDALDRLLLPMLNACMACIREGVVADEETADGAMIFGTGFAPFRGGPMKYAHDRGFDVIRERLGTLADRYGKRFKADPGWDG, encoded by the coding sequence ATGACAGGTCACATACTCAAGACCCTCAGTACCCGCGAAATGGCGCTTGGCCCCTTCGATACCGACGAGCGCCACTCCCTTTCCAGTAAGGAGCAGCCCGGCGCCGCTGGCCACTGGAAGCATTGGCACCTGAGCCGCGACGCCAACGACATCGCCTGGCTGTTGCTGGATAAACAGGACGCCAACGCCAACGTGCTTTCTGCCGAGGTGCTTGAAGAGCTGGATTCTGTAGTCAGCGAACTCGAAAAGGACAAGCCCAGGGCACTGGCCCTGCGATCGATCAAAGCATCCGGCTTTTGTGCCGGCGCCGACATTACGGAGTTCAAGGAACTTGGCTCCGAAGCCGAAGTGGTTGAGAAACTCACCCGAGCCCACGACGTCGTCAATCGCTTCGAGGCGTTGCCGTTCACCAAGGTCGCCATTATCCACGGCGCCTGCCTGGGTGGAGGCCTGGAGCTGGCCTTGTGCTGCGATCATCGACTCGCCATAGCCGGTGCCAAACTCGGATTTCCCGAAGTTCAACTCGGGCTGCATCCTGGGCTGGGCGGTACGGACCGGCTTACGCGCCTGATCGATCCCATCGAAGCCATGACCCTGATGCTGACGGGAAAGAACTGTCATGACAGCAAGGCCAAGAAGCTCGGCCTGGTGGATGACGTGATCCAGGAACGCCACGTGGAGGCAGCCGTACGTATGGCGGCCGAAGGCGAGCTCAAGCACAACGGCAATGGCTTCCGCGAGCGCCTGCTGACCACCCGCCCGGCACGTCAGTTCGAGGTGCGGCAGATGCGCTCCAAGACCTTCAGTAAGGCGCCGCCCAAGCATTACCCGGCGCCCCAAGCGCTGATCGAACTCTGGGAGCACCATGGCGGCCAGGAAAAGGCCATGCGCACGAAGGAGATCGAGTCTTTCGCGCACCTGCTGACTACAGACGCTTCGCGCAACCTGGTACGCGTATTCTTCCTGCGAGAGAAGATGAAAGGCCTGACCCGGGCCGACGCAGAACCTGTACGCCATGTCCATGTCGTCGGCGCTGGAGAAATGGGTGGCGACATCGCCGGTTGGTGTGCCTTCCAGGGGCTGCGGGTGAGCCTGTTCGACATGGAGCCGGACAAGATCGCCAACGCGGTCAAGAAACTCGCCACACTGTGCGAGAAAAAGCACCGGTCCAAAGCGGAAACCCGCAACATTCTCGATAACATGATCCCCGACTTCGAGAACGAAGGCGTCAGCCGGGCCGATTTGGTGATCGAGGCTGTGCCCGAGAAAGTCGATATCAAGCACAAGGTCTACGCCGAAGCCGAACCCAAGCTCAAGGAAGGCGCTATTCTCGCGACCAATACCTCGAGCATTCCACTGGAGAGTCTGCAAGAAGGGCTCAAACAGCCTGAGCGATTGGTGGGCCTGCACTTCTTCAACCCGGTGGCCAGCATGCCCCTGGTGGAAGTGGTCAGACACAACGCCATCGCCGACAAGACCTATGACCGCGCCCGGGCCTTCGTCGGCCAGATCGATCGCTTGCCGGCGCCGGTGGAGACTGCCCCCGGCTTCCTGGTCAATCGCGCGCTGACACCCTATCTGGTCGAAGCCATGGTGATGCTGGACGAAGGTGTCCAGGCAGAAGCGATCGATAAGGTCGCGGAGGACTTCGGCATGCCTATGGGCCCTATCGAGCTTGCCGACCAGGTTGGCCTGGATATCTGCCTGAGCGTTTCGGACATGCTGCGCGAGCGGCTGGACACCGATATGCCGGACTCGCCGGAATGGCTCAAGATGCTGGTGGAAGAAGGCAAGCTCGGCAAGAAATCCGGTGAAGGGCTGTACAAGTGGAAAGACGGTAAGCCGGACAAGAAGGAGAAAGCATCGTCGCCGCCCGAGGATGCCCTCGACCGCCTGCTCCTGCCCATGCTCAACGCCTGCATGGCCTGCATCCGCGAAGGCGTGGTGGCCGATGAGGAAACCGCCGATGGCGCCATGATCTTCGGTACCGGTTTCGCGCCATTCCGCGGCGGGCCGATGAAGTACGCCCACGACCGCGGCTTCGACGTGATCCGCGAACGGCTTGGCACCCTCGCCGACCGCTACGGCAAGCGCTTCAAGGCCGATCCGGGCTGGGACGGCTAA